Proteins encoded by one window of Candidatus Bathyarchaeota archaeon:
- a CDS encoding sugar phosphate isomerase/epimerase produces the protein MQLSLSNGIFSKLSLTENFATVKQLGFENIEFNMKTVKKENDTAVYTAKELFEASGLNCLTLHSAALHVKDEVEVHRAVYYGKISLEFARRLKAPIMTVHSNISKKLSKPVREKCLTEIFSELNDYSKTLGIKLALENLSYTSTGYGKNVEQLEEILNIIDGGDMGITLDFCHALETKQIENLLEKYGRRVCNVHMANKAHRPFTKETPQLTAFLTALHGYGYQGPITLEIEHKTPIEEIAKTKSFFEKTLEKF, from the coding sequence ATGCAGTTGAGTTTGTCAAACGGAATCTTTAGCAAACTAAGCTTAACCGAGAACTTTGCAACCGTAAAGCAACTAGGATTTGAAAACATCGAGTTTAACATGAAGACGGTCAAGAAAGAAAACGACACCGCAGTCTACACTGCAAAAGAACTCTTCGAAGCCTCAGGCTTAAACTGCCTAACACTCCACTCCGCCGCCTTGCACGTGAAGGACGAAGTGGAAGTACACAGAGCAGTCTATTACGGGAAAATATCCCTCGAATTTGCGAGACGATTGAAAGCGCCAATAATGACCGTTCACTCCAACATCTCAAAAAAGCTATCTAAACCAGTCAGGGAAAAATGTTTAACTGAAATTTTTAGCGAACTCAACGATTACTCAAAAACTCTGGGCATAAAACTTGCGCTGGAAAACCTCTCATACACCTCAACAGGTTATGGCAAAAACGTTGAACAACTAGAAGAAATCCTAAACATAATAGACGGCGGCGACATGGGGATAACACTTGATTTTTGTCACGCCTTAGAGACCAAACAAATAGAAAACCTGCTTGAAAAATATGGCAGGCGTGTGTGCAACGTTCACATGGCAAACAAAGCTCACAGACCCTTCACCAAAGAAACACCCCAGTTAACAGCCTTCCTCACAGCACTCCACGGATATGGCTATCAAGGACCAATAACGTTGGAGATAGAACATAAAACCCCAATTGAGGAAATCGCCAAAACCAAATCCTTCTTTGAAAAAACACTAGAAAAATTCTAA
- a CDS encoding MoaD family protein, which yields MEVKVRFFTNLREIVGKREEAVRFADDEVVTVDLVLKTLSKKYGNPFDEYVYNDETGQPRNFLQFLVNGTSTQTLNSLETLLKDGDVLAVLPPVGGG from the coding sequence GTGGAAGTGAAAGTTCGCTTTTTCACTAACCTTAGAGAGATTGTTGGTAAACGTGAAGAAGCCGTTAGGTTTGCTGATGATGAAGTGGTAACTGTGGATTTGGTTCTTAAAACGCTCTCTAAAAAATACGGCAACCCCTTCGATGAATATGTTTACAATGACGAAACGGGGCAACCTAGAAATTTTCTCCAATTTCTCGTTAACGGAACCAGCACTCAAACGCTAAACAGTTTAGAAACTTTACTTAAGGACGGCGATGTTTTGGCGGTTCTTCCGCCTGTCGGCGGCGGCTAA
- a CDS encoding PQQ-binding-like beta-propeller repeat protein, producing the protein MQITRNKIAAIAIIALLTFSMVIALVQNANAHTPPLTIPTWAYLSVMPNPVGVGQTAYIGFWLDKVPPTAYQEYGDRWHNFTVTVTTPDGNTETLGPFTSDAAGGAATTYVPTQLGNYTFVFNFPGETLAGANPSPLVGTVNSVYVGDYFAPSTSTKVTLTVQQKPIEVSPTAPLPTAYWQRPIPAMNLDWYKIAGNWLGYAAGSGGGAAGGAYYNKTDSTANFNPYTTAPNTGHIVWTKPYSFGGIMGGDYGGTQYGSAYNSNNQYQPKWGGIIINGVVYYTLIPGSTTNPAGWVAVDLRTGQTLWTKNTTSVLRTGQILNIINPNQYGGIPYLWALPPSPYAGTTSGGIQFNNTWEMYDAMTGNYILSIVNAPSVSAVIRPGLTVQIALMPTMVSDDNGNLIAYYVNGTARTLNMWNSTLAIIRYNYETGRSVNSWTWNPPQVANIDWSLGVQWTKPLATTVTAPNGTTVNISPTLGIAKIASDVLVMTSSPEAFSQFMGEYTVQAGYSAVDGTLLWGPIWRTITPYTRMNPTAAAANGMYYEYTMETMTWRAFSLKTGQLVWGPVSLGNSKDVYGYYTQQFIVAYGALYMTDLGGYVYALNATTGARLWTFFTGDAGLDTPYGVYPLYNLPAAADGKIFALGGHLYSPPLYPGAKLYALNATTGELIWDMPSFVITNQPNCALADGYLLMPNAYDNQLYCYGKGPSKLTVTAPSVGVTTATPITISGTITDMSAGAQQGFAAVSFPNGLPCVSDASMTDWMKFVYMQQPCPTNVTGVPISIDVLDSNGNYRSIGTAMSDASGTFAFTWAPDIPGDFTVVATFAGSESYWPSNAAAHFYAGIPAPTASPYPTINLPPTEMYFIGSTIAIVIAIAIVGALVLMAIKKRP; encoded by the coding sequence ATGCAAATAACTAGAAATAAGATTGCAGCTATAGCGATAATCGCGCTTTTGACTTTTTCAATGGTGATTGCTCTAGTGCAGAATGCTAACGCTCACACTCCACCATTGACCATTCCGACGTGGGCTTATCTAAGCGTTATGCCTAACCCCGTCGGCGTCGGCCAAACCGCGTACATAGGCTTTTGGCTTGACAAAGTTCCGCCAACAGCCTACCAAGAATATGGTGACCGGTGGCACAATTTCACCGTTACAGTCACCACACCTGACGGAAACACCGAAACCTTGGGACCCTTCACCTCAGATGCCGCAGGAGGGGCAGCCACTACGTACGTACCTACACAACTTGGTAACTACACTTTCGTGTTTAACTTTCCAGGTGAAACCTTAGCAGGCGCCAATCCCAGCCCACTCGTGGGCACCGTTAACTCAGTGTACGTTGGGGACTATTTTGCGCCTAGCACAAGCACCAAAGTGACGCTGACCGTGCAACAGAAACCAATAGAAGTTTCGCCGACAGCACCGCTTCCAACCGCTTACTGGCAACGCCCCATACCTGCAATGAACCTTGACTGGTACAAAATTGCCGGAAACTGGCTCGGATACGCTGCCGGATCAGGCGGAGGAGCAGCCGGAGGAGCCTACTATAACAAGACCGACAGTACTGCAAACTTTAACCCATACACAACAGCGCCAAACACCGGCCATATTGTCTGGACAAAGCCATATTCGTTCGGAGGTATCATGGGAGGAGACTACGGCGGAACCCAATACGGTAGCGCCTACAATTCAAACAATCAGTACCAGCCAAAATGGGGTGGAATAATCATAAACGGCGTAGTTTACTACACCCTGATCCCAGGCAGCACAACAAACCCAGCTGGCTGGGTCGCAGTTGACCTTCGCACGGGACAAACATTATGGACCAAGAACACCACCTCAGTGCTGAGAACTGGACAAATACTAAACATCATAAACCCCAACCAATACGGAGGCATCCCATACTTATGGGCATTGCCGCCTTCACCATACGCAGGCACGACATCAGGCGGTATCCAGTTCAACAATACTTGGGAGATGTACGATGCAATGACAGGAAATTACATACTAAGCATCGTTAACGCGCCTTCAGTGTCAGCAGTGATACGACCCGGTCTTACTGTTCAAATTGCGTTGATGCCAACAATGGTTTCTGACGATAATGGCAACCTGATTGCTTACTACGTTAACGGTACCGCTCGTACGCTGAACATGTGGAACTCGACACTAGCTATCATCAGATACAACTACGAAACAGGGAGAAGCGTTAATTCTTGGACCTGGAATCCTCCCCAAGTAGCAAACATTGACTGGAGCTTAGGAGTACAGTGGACAAAACCCTTAGCCACCACTGTGACTGCACCTAATGGAACCACTGTAAACATCAGCCCAACTCTTGGTATTGCTAAAATTGCAAGCGATGTACTTGTTATGACTAGCTCACCCGAAGCTTTTTCTCAATTCATGGGTGAATATACAGTTCAGGCAGGCTACAGCGCAGTTGACGGAACGCTACTGTGGGGTCCAATATGGAGGACCATAACGCCCTATACTAGGATGAACCCGACTGCTGCTGCAGCAAATGGAATGTACTATGAATACACCATGGAAACGATGACGTGGAGGGCTTTCAGCCTGAAGACGGGACAGCTAGTTTGGGGTCCAGTCTCGCTCGGCAACAGCAAGGATGTCTACGGTTACTATACCCAGCAATTCATTGTCGCTTACGGCGCGCTTTACATGACAGACTTAGGCGGATACGTATACGCCTTAAACGCCACAACAGGCGCTCGATTGTGGACCTTCTTCACCGGAGACGCCGGTTTGGATACACCATACGGCGTATATCCTCTCTATAACTTGCCTGCTGCTGCTGACGGGAAAATCTTCGCCCTCGGAGGCCACCTATACAGTCCACCACTGTACCCGGGCGCCAAGCTATATGCTCTAAACGCCACCACAGGTGAACTCATTTGGGACATGCCTAGCTTCGTCATCACAAACCAACCAAACTGTGCTCTAGCAGACGGCTACTTATTAATGCCTAATGCCTACGATAACCAACTATACTGTTACGGCAAGGGACCCAGCAAACTTACTGTTACAGCACCAAGCGTCGGAGTGACAACAGCCACACCAATAACGATAAGCGGCACAATTACCGACATGTCAGCTGGCGCCCAGCAAGGCTTTGCCGCCGTGAGCTTCCCAAATGGTCTCCCATGTGTGTCTGACGCAAGCATGACTGACTGGATGAAGTTCGTTTACATGCAACAACCATGCCCAACAAACGTGACTGGCGTTCCAATTTCGATCGACGTTCTTGACTCTAACGGTAACTATAGAAGCATTGGTACAGCAATGAGTGATGCCAGCGGAACTTTTGCTTTCACTTGGGCACCTGACATTCCTGGGGATTTCACTGTTGTCGCTACCTTCGCAGGTTCAGAATCATACTGGCCATCAAACGCTGCGGCACACTTCTACGCCGGCATACCAGCTCCCACCGCATCGCCATATCCCACGATAAACCTGCCACCAACTGAAATGTACTTCATTGGTAGTACAATCGCAATAGTAATAGCAATAGCAATCGTTGGCGCACTAGTACTAATGGCAATCAAGAAACGGCCATAA
- a CDS encoding DUF4342 domain-containing protein, whose protein sequence is MPYCVKCGAPVKETDRFCPVCGAAVSRVSREEYTVSGAKLVDRIGELLHEGNVTRIIVKDEANKTLLEIPVTVGVVGVVLAPWLAALGVIAALVANCRIVVERRE, encoded by the coding sequence TTGCCATATTGTGTTAAGTGCGGTGCGCCAGTAAAGGAAACTGACAGGTTTTGTCCTGTCTGCGGCGCGGCGGTATCTCGTGTTTCTCGTGAAGAGTATACTGTTTCGGGAGCTAAGTTGGTTGACCGCATTGGCGAGTTGCTGCATGAGGGAAACGTCACGCGCATCATCGTTAAAGATGAGGCGAATAAAACTTTGCTTGAAATCCCCGTGACCGTGGGCGTAGTCGGCGTGGTTTTGGCGCCTTGGCTTGCAGCTTTGGGCGTTATTGCTGCTTTAGTTGCTAACTGCAGAATCGTAGTTGAACGAAGAGAATAA
- the infB gene encoding translation initiation factor IF-2 encodes MPIRQPIVCVLGHVDTGKTLLLDELRKTSVQAREAGGMTQHIGASFFPIETLKQLIGPYLASFKTGIEIPGLLIVDTPGHEAFTNLRRRGGSVADIAILVVDILKGFEAQTYECIEILKAKKTPFIVAVNKIDRIPGWKAQQSAPFLQSYNSQLSFVREDLDNRLYQVMGNFSRQGFKTDRFDHIRDFTQNIALVPTSAKTGEGLAELVMVLVGLTQQYLKKRLQTTEGAAKGSVLEVKEEPGLGLTLNTIIYDGTLNKDDLIVVGGKEGPISARIRTLLVPKPLDEMRDPRDKFTSVDCVYASAGVKIVAPGLEGALAGAPLFAVPSGEDVAKYCQMITEEIGRIRITTEIDGVIVKADTLGSLEAMAELLRANNVQIRIADVGDISKRDVVEASVVKTREPLVAAVLAFGVKVLPDAEEEAEANGIPIFREPIIYNLVTNYLEWARSKREAKSEAEFEALVKPGKVMVLPGCIFRRAKPAIFGVEVLGGRLKSRWGLLRAEDGSDVGDVQQIQDQGKAVGEAKVGMQVAVSMDKPIVGRHVFEKDVLYVKVPEADAKLLLTAHLDDLTAQEQEVLKEYVTLMRKKTMFWAGI; translated from the coding sequence GTGCCGATTCGCCAACCAATAGTCTGCGTTCTGGGGCATGTTGACACAGGCAAAACCCTCCTCCTCGACGAACTCAGAAAAACCAGTGTGCAAGCAAGAGAAGCAGGAGGCATGACTCAGCATATCGGCGCCAGCTTCTTCCCCATAGAAACTCTAAAACAACTCATTGGACCATACTTGGCAAGTTTCAAAACAGGCATTGAAATTCCAGGGCTCCTCATCGTTGACACGCCAGGACATGAAGCTTTCACTAACTTAAGGCGCAGAGGTGGAAGCGTCGCCGACATAGCTATTCTTGTTGTGGACATTCTCAAGGGCTTTGAGGCTCAAACGTATGAGTGTATAGAGATTCTTAAAGCTAAAAAAACACCTTTTATTGTTGCAGTAAACAAAATCGACCGTATACCCGGCTGGAAAGCGCAACAATCAGCGCCTTTTCTGCAGTCTTACAATAGTCAATTAAGCTTTGTACGGGAAGATTTAGACAATCGCTTATACCAAGTTATGGGCAATTTCTCACGTCAAGGCTTCAAAACTGACCGCTTCGACCACATACGGGATTTCACCCAAAACATTGCATTGGTGCCCACAAGCGCCAAGACAGGTGAAGGTCTAGCAGAACTAGTCATGGTTCTCGTGGGCTTGACGCAGCAATATCTTAAAAAACGTCTCCAAACAACTGAAGGCGCAGCCAAAGGCTCAGTGCTTGAAGTTAAAGAAGAACCAGGTTTAGGCTTAACACTAAACACAATTATCTACGATGGTACCTTAAACAAAGACGACTTAATCGTGGTCGGTGGAAAAGAAGGCCCGATTTCAGCGCGTATACGTACTCTTCTGGTGCCCAAACCGCTTGATGAGATGCGTGACCCACGCGACAAATTCACAAGCGTGGATTGTGTTTATGCAAGCGCCGGTGTAAAAATTGTTGCGCCTGGTTTAGAGGGTGCTTTGGCTGGAGCGCCTTTGTTTGCTGTGCCGTCTGGCGAAGATGTTGCCAAGTATTGCCAAATGATTACTGAGGAGATTGGCAGGATTCGAATCACTACGGAAATTGACGGTGTGATTGTTAAGGCTGACACGCTTGGTTCTTTGGAAGCAATGGCTGAGCTTCTGCGGGCTAACAACGTGCAGATACGCATCGCTGATGTGGGTGACATCAGTAAACGCGATGTTGTGGAAGCGTCAGTTGTGAAGACGCGTGAACCGTTGGTGGCGGCTGTTTTGGCTTTTGGCGTGAAAGTTCTGCCCGATGCTGAAGAGGAAGCTGAAGCAAACGGCATTCCAATTTTCAGAGAGCCAATCATATACAATTTGGTTACCAACTATTTGGAGTGGGCAAGAAGCAAGCGTGAAGCAAAAAGCGAAGCAGAGTTTGAGGCGTTGGTGAAGCCTGGCAAAGTTATGGTTTTGCCTGGTTGCATTTTCCGTCGTGCTAAGCCTGCGATTTTCGGCGTGGAAGTTTTAGGCGGAAGGCTTAAGTCTCGTTGGGGGCTTTTGCGTGCTGAGGACGGTTCTGACGTTGGCGATGTGCAGCAGATTCAAGACCAAGGCAAAGCTGTTGGAGAAGCTAAGGTTGGTATGCAGGTGGCGGTTTCGATGGATAAGCCGATTGTTGGCAGGCATGTGTTTGAGAAGGATGTTTTGTATGTGAAGGTGCCTGAGGCTGACGCGAAGCTTCTGCTAACTGCTCATTTGGATGATTTGACTGCTCAGGAGCAGGAAGTTCTCAAGGAATATGTTACTTTGATGAGAAAAAAGACGATGTTTTGGGCAGGCATCTAA
- the guaA gene encoding glutamine-hydrolyzing GMP synthase: protein MFDAKTFIEKSLKEIKATVGDNRVISACSGGVDSTVATVLVHKAVGDKMVAVFIDDGLRREGEPEFVVRILKELKINTKFIDAKKQFFDTFKGKTDAEEKRKAFRNTFYTIFGNVAKEQNIQYITQGTIKADVIETVKGIKSQHNVLEQIGINPQTYGYKILEPLKELFKPEVRMVARELGLPKEISERMPFPGPALSLRILGEVTPEKAAIVRKATKIVEEETKTLGTFQNFAVLHNDKATGIKDGKRMYGNIITVRIVESTDAVTAKAKQAPYEILMKISKRITSEIPTVVRCLYDITDKPPSTIEFE, encoded by the coding sequence ATGTTTGACGCTAAAACCTTCATCGAAAAAAGCCTAAAAGAAATCAAAGCAACCGTTGGCGACAACAGAGTTATCTCAGCCTGTTCAGGAGGAGTAGACAGCACCGTCGCAACAGTTCTAGTGCACAAAGCCGTCGGAGACAAAATGGTCGCAGTCTTCATTGACGATGGTTTACGCAGAGAAGGCGAACCAGAATTCGTCGTAAGAATCCTAAAAGAACTCAAAATAAACACTAAATTCATCGATGCAAAAAAACAATTCTTCGACACATTCAAAGGCAAAACTGACGCAGAAGAGAAACGCAAAGCTTTCAGAAATACGTTCTACACCATATTCGGCAACGTAGCTAAAGAACAAAACATCCAATACATCACACAAGGCACTATAAAAGCAGACGTAATAGAAACCGTCAAAGGCATAAAATCCCAACACAACGTTTTAGAACAAATAGGCATAAACCCCCAAACCTACGGCTACAAAATTCTCGAACCCCTAAAAGAACTCTTCAAACCCGAAGTCCGCATGGTCGCACGCGAATTGGGCCTACCAAAAGAAATCTCTGAGCGCATGCCCTTCCCAGGACCAGCACTCTCATTGAGAATCCTAGGGGAAGTTACTCCTGAAAAAGCAGCAATCGTGCGCAAAGCAACCAAAATAGTAGAAGAAGAAACCAAAACCTTAGGAACATTCCAAAACTTCGCCGTCCTCCACAATGACAAAGCAACAGGCATCAAAGACGGCAAACGCATGTACGGCAACATCATAACCGTTCGAATCGTTGAATCTACAGACGCAGTAACAGCCAAAGCCAAACAAGCACCCTACGAAATACTCATGAAAATCTCAAAACGCATAACAAGTGAAATCCCAACAGTTGTCAGATGCCTCTATGACATAACTGATAAACCGCCATCAACCATAGAATTCGAATAA
- a CDS encoding DUF5658 family protein, with protein MIKYIPSMLLIVMGLMDCFTTVIGTLYFGTIELNPLISNLVHTNITAFIILKITITITAGITFILAEKALRTNINPHNNTYKKAHNALQIAYGTAVIFLVIVVLNNISVLANTM; from the coding sequence GTGATAAAATACATCCCAAGCATGCTTCTGATTGTAATGGGTTTAATGGACTGTTTCACCACGGTCATAGGAACCCTCTACTTTGGCACCATAGAACTCAACCCACTAATATCAAACCTCGTTCACACGAACATAACAGCCTTCATCATCCTAAAGATAACCATAACAATTACCGCAGGAATAACCTTCATCTTAGCAGAAAAAGCACTCAGAACAAACATAAACCCACACAACAACACCTACAAAAAAGCCCACAACGCACTACAAATCGCTTACGGCACCGCAGTGATTTTTCTCGTCATCGTCGTCTTAAACAACATCTCGGTTCTCGCAAACACAATGTAA
- a CDS encoding phosphoribosyltransferase translates to MTNIDYEAPTCNQIYEMLLNQAQTIKNQNCMPDIIIGIARGGLVPARTLTDLLGTPQLAIIQIEFYTNIAKTKQEPVLTQPLTTNVTGKKVLIVDDIADSGHSLKLAKKHLQQQGTKEIKTATLYTKPQSIITPDFYEKQTSNWIVFPWEAKETLRKITQNKSKQAARLEVAKLVKAGFPKQLADKLLEDMQ, encoded by the coding sequence TTGACCAACATCGACTACGAAGCCCCAACATGCAACCAAATATACGAAATGCTCCTAAACCAAGCCCAAACCATCAAAAACCAAAACTGCATGCCAGACATCATAATCGGCATTGCCCGCGGAGGCTTAGTTCCCGCCCGCACACTAACCGACCTACTCGGCACCCCGCAACTTGCCATTATCCAAATAGAATTCTACACAAACATAGCCAAAACAAAGCAAGAACCAGTCCTCACACAACCACTAACAACAAATGTAACAGGCAAAAAAGTCCTAATAGTTGACGACATAGCCGATTCTGGACACAGCCTAAAACTCGCAAAAAAACACCTCCAACAGCAAGGCACAAAGGAAATCAAAACAGCCACCCTCTACACAAAACCCCAATCAATAATTACACCTGACTTTTACGAGAAACAAACAAGCAACTGGATAGTTTTCCCATGGGAAGCCAAAGAAACCCTGCGAAAAATCACCCAAAACAAAAGCAAACAAGCGGCAAGGCTGGAAGTCGCAAAACTTGTAAAAGCAGGCTTCCCCAAACAATTAGCCGATAAACTCTTAGAGGACATGCAATAA
- the cgi121 gene encoding KEOPS complex subunit Cgi121, whose protein sequence is MLCEMEEFGKFVEITGYSDISLATAEAFLKENRKQNQTTNIQFFDADLIATQEHLYFAALNALQAFKNKTNISKSPAMEAMLYASAQRQIQKAIEHCGIKPKTTNMAVLIIADTPEQTQTILQDITACVGKKPDSTVLEMTKNKQATIERAFGITEQELKTTIQEGDEAKAIVNLIIERVALLATQF, encoded by the coding sequence ATGCTGTGTGAAATGGAAGAGTTCGGCAAATTCGTAGAAATAACAGGCTACAGCGACATTTCTTTAGCAACAGCAGAAGCCTTCCTAAAAGAAAACCGAAAACAAAACCAAACCACGAACATCCAATTCTTCGACGCCGACCTAATCGCCACACAAGAGCACCTCTACTTTGCCGCATTGAACGCCTTGCAAGCCTTCAAAAACAAAACCAACATTTCAAAAAGCCCAGCCATGGAAGCCATGCTCTACGCATCCGCGCAACGCCAAATACAGAAAGCCATAGAACACTGCGGCATAAAACCAAAAACAACCAACATGGCAGTCCTAATAATCGCTGACACCCCAGAGCAAACCCAAACCATACTCCAAGACATCACCGCCTGTGTTGGCAAAAAACCAGACAGCACTGTTCTTGAAATGACAAAAAACAAGCAGGCAACAATCGAACGCGCCTTTGGGATAACCGAACAAGAACTAAAAACCACCATTCAGGAAGGCGACGAGGCAAAGGCGATAGTCAACTTGATTATCGAACGTGTCGCGTTGCTGGCTACTCAGTTTTAG
- a CDS encoding THUMP domain-containing protein, whose protein sequence is MIDDFNLLATTARGNERPMINELLYLLREELGDSEARASKTKIRGLIVAKTTLDPRLVIEKFRAILAERPYEFRYALRILPIERVVPTDLGEIKRATAELATRIDESQSFRVTVEKRFTDLHSRDLIEAAAGDIEREVDLQNPDLILLIEVLGGLTGLSLVEPNKILAVVKEKML, encoded by the coding sequence ATGATTGATGACTTTAACCTCTTAGCCACCACTGCCCGCGGCAACGAACGCCCAATGATTAATGAGTTACTCTATCTGCTCAGAGAAGAACTTGGTGATTCTGAGGCGAGGGCAAGCAAGACCAAAATCCGCGGCTTAATCGTTGCTAAAACCACGCTTGACCCGCGCTTGGTTATTGAGAAGTTCCGTGCGATACTTGCGGAGCGCCCTTATGAGTTTCGTTATGCGCTACGGATTCTGCCGATTGAACGCGTGGTGCCAACCGATTTGGGGGAGATTAAGCGTGCGACGGCAGAATTAGCAACAAGAATAGATGAATCGCAGTCTTTTAGGGTTACAGTTGAGAAACGTTTCACTGATTTGCATTCAAGAGACCTCATTGAGGCGGCGGCTGGAGACATTGAACGCGAAGTTGATTTGCAGAACCCTGATTTGATTTTGCTGATTGAGGTTTTGGGAGGCTTAACTGGGTTGTCTTTGGTGGAGCCGAACAAAATTTTGGCTGTTGTTAAAGAAAAGATGCTCTAA